The following proteins are co-located in the Fusarium verticillioides 7600 chromosome 7, whole genome shotgun sequence genome:
- a CDS encoding adenylate kinase 1 — translation MGFIEDELKQLKDVLSTIDTRIKKLEARATGGPVSTDEIRMILIGPPGAGKGTQAPKIKERFSCCHLATGDMLRSQVAKKTPLGVEAKKIMDAGGLVSDDIMIGMIKEELNSNKECQGGFILDGFPRTVPQAESLDAMLTERNQKLQHAVELQIDDSLLVARITGRLVHPASGRSYHTTFNPPKEYMKDDITGEPLIQRSDDNAEALKKRLVTYHKQTAPVVGYYKKTGIWSGLDASQEPGQVWKNMLKVLNEKRA, via the exons ATGGGTTTCATTGAGGACGAGCTtaagcagctcaaggatgttCTTAGCACCATTGACACTcgcatcaagaagctcgaggcgCGAGCCACTGGCGGTCCCGTCTCCACTGATGAGATCCGAATGATCCTCATCGGTCCTCCTGGTGCTG GAAAGGGAACTCAGGcccccaagatcaaggagcgCTTCTCTTGCTGTCACTTG GCTACCGGTGACATGCTGCGATCCCAGGTCGCTAAGAAGACCCCTCTCGGtgtcgaggccaagaagatcatggatgcGGGCGGTCTGGTCAGCGACGATATCATGATTGGCATGATCAAAGAggagctcaacagcaacaaggaGTGCCAGGGCGG TTTCATCCTCGATGGTTTCCCTCGAACTGTCCCCCAGGCTGAGAGCCTCGATGCCATGCTCACAGAGCGCAaccagaagctccagcacGCCGTCGAGCTCCAGATCGACGACTCTCTTCTCGTTGCCCGCATCACTGGCCGATTAGTCCACCCCGCTTCCGGACGCTCATACCACACCACCTTCAACCCTCCCAAGGAGTACATGAAGGACGACATTACTGGCGAGCCTCTTATCCAGCGAAGTGACGACAACGCCGAGGCTCTGAAGAAGCGTCTTGTTACTTACCACAAGCAGACCGCCCCTGTTGTGGGTTATTACAAGAAGACTGGTATCTGGAGCGGCCTCGACGCCAGCCAAGAACCTGGCCAAGTGTGGAAGAACATGCTTAAGGTCCTCAACGAGAAGCGAGCTTAA
- a CDS encoding 26S proteasome regulatory subunit rpn-8, producing the protein MPTTTAETLSLVTRNVTVAPLVLLSAVDHYNRTVSTKTKRRVVGVLLGQNDGNDVRVSNSFAVPFEEDEKDPSVWFLDHNYVESMNDMFKKVNAREKLIGWYHTGPKLRASDLEINELFKRYTPNPLLVIVDVQPKESGVPTDAYFAVDEIKDDGTTTARTFVHTPSVIEAEEAEEIGVEHLLRDIRDVAAGTLSTRVTNQLQSLQGLHLRLRDIGTYLQKVLDRQLPVNHAILGNLQDVFNLLPNLSAPEGDGKSGGGELAYAMSVKTNDQLMAIYLSSLIRAITAFHDLIENKIQNRQQQEEKEAKKEELNGKDEKKEGANGSSGDTKEGAEKDKETKK; encoded by the exons ATGCCTACTACAACAGCAGAAACTCTCTCCCTCGTTACTCGAAACGTCACCGTTGCGCCCCTCGTCCTTCTCTCAGCCGTTGACCACTACAACCGAACTGTTTCTACCAAGACGAAGCGACGAGTAGTTGGTGTTCTTCTAGGACAAAATGATGGAAACGACGTGAGAGTGTCAAACAGTTTTGCTG TTCCcttcgaggaggatgagaaggaccCTTCAGTATGGTTCCTTGACCACAACTACGTCGAGTCAATGAACGACATGTTCAAGAAAGTCAACGCCCGAGAGAAGCTCATAGGATGGTATCACACTGGCCCCAAGCTACGTGCATCCGATTTGGAAATcaatgagctcttcaagcgCTACACACCCAACCCTCTGCTCGTTATTGTCGATGTTCAGCCCAAGGAGTCGGGAGTTCCTACAGATGCTTACTTCGCcgttgacgagatcaaggac GACGGCACAACCACTGCCCGAACATTTGTTCACACCCCTTCCGTTatcgaggccgaggaagcagaggaaATTGGTGTCGAGCACCTTCTAAGAGATATCCGCGACGTGGCCGCCGGCACATTGTCCACACGAGTCACAAACCAGCTTCAATCACTCCAGGGCTTGCACCTGCGCCTTCGAGATATTGGCACATACCTCCAGAAGGTCCTCGACAGGCAACTACCAGTCAACCACGCGATCCTCGGAAACTTGCAGGATGTCTTCAACCTATTGCCTAATCTCTCGGCACCCGAAGGAGATGGCAAGTCTGGCGGTGGCGAGTTGGCATATGCGATGAGCGTCAAGACCAACGACCAGCTTATGGCTATTTACCTGAGCAGTCTGATCCGCGCCATCACAGCATTCCACGATCTGattgagaacaagatccaaAACAGACAACAgcaggaggagaaggaggctaagaaggaagagcttAATggaaaggatgagaagaaggaaggtGCCAACGGTTCAAGTGGTGACACCAAGGAGGGCGCggaaaaggacaaggagactAAGAAATAA
- a CDS encoding coproporphyrinogen III oxidase → MAARRPSQRLTAYLASPSTRSQRTQFASTRRWLSSSAGPKASRSSYFNYSPLWLAAVALGAVAPLAYKMAEMEPINADPSTLADRDAQKKRESGVNEDSPMRLRMEKFIREQQALIVAELERVDGKKFRKDEWERPNGGGGTTCVLQEGNVFEKAGLGVSVVYGSLPKPAIEKMRANHKTMDPNMESIDFFAAGLSMVLHPYNPMAPTVHLNYRYFETANPDGTSQAWWFGGGCDLTPSYLFDEDAIHFHKTIKAACDAHDKDYYPRFKKWCDEYFYNKHRGEARGIGGIFFDDLDETERDRENTFSFVQDCLKAFLPSYIPIIEKRKDMPYTEAEKDWQQLRRGKYVEFNLVHDRGTAFGLNTPGSRVESILMSLPLTAGWKYMHEPEPKSREQRLVDVLRDPKEWV, encoded by the exons atgGCTGCCAGGCGGCCTTCCCAGCGCCTTACTGCGTACCTTGCATCTCCTTCCACACGCTCCCAAAGAACACAATTCGCTTCTACGAGACGCTGGCTGTCTAGTTCTGCCGGTCCTAAAGCTTCACGATCCTCCTATTTCAACTACTCTCCTCTGTGGCTCGCTGCTGTTGCCCTCGGTGCAGTCGCCCCATTAGCTTACAAGATG GCCGAAATGGAACCTATTAACGCCGACCCTTCTACTCTCGCCGACCGCGATGCCCAGAAAAAGCGAGAGTCTGGCGTCAACGAGGACTCGCCTATGCGCCTGCGTATGGAAAAGTTTATTCGGGAGCAGCAGGCTCTGATTGTCGCCGAGCTCGAGAGAGTTGATGGCAAAAAGTTTCGCAAGGATGAGTGGGAGCGCCCCaatggcggcggcggcacaACCTGCGTCCTTCAAGAAGGCAACGTCTTCGAGAAGGCTGGTCTTGGCGTGAGTGTCGTCTACGGCTCGCTCCCCAAGCctgccattgagaagatgcGCGCAAACCATAAAACCATGGACCCCAACATGGAGTCGATCGACTTCTTCGCTGCGGGCCTCAGCATGGTTTTGCATCCTTACAACCCTATGGCCCCGACGGTGCACCTGAACTACCGATACTTTGAGACAGCCAACCCCGACGGTacatctcaagcttggtggttcggtggtggttgtgatTTGACACCCTCTTACCTCTTCGATGAGGATGCCATTCACTTCCATAAGACGATCAAGGCAGCTTGCGACGCTCACGACAAGGACTACTACCCACGATTCAAGAAGTGGTGCGATGAGTATTTCTACAACAAGCATCGGGGCGAGGCCCGTGGCATTGGTGGTATCTTCTTCGacgaccttgatgagaccgAGCGCGATCGCGAGAACACCTTTTCGTTCGTCCAGGACTGCCTCAAGGCCTTCCTGCCCTCCTACATTCCCATCatcgagaagcgaaaggaCATGCCCTACACTGAGGCAGAGAAGGATTGGCAGCAGCTGCGCCGTGGCAAGTATGTCGAGTTCAACTTGGTGCACGACCGGGGTACAGCATTTGGTCTGAACACCCCCGGATCAAGGGTCGAGAGTATCCTTATGAGCTTACCGTTGACGGCTGGCTGGAAGTACATGCATGAGCCCGAGCCTAAGAGCAGGGAGCAGCGCTTGGTTGATGTCCTCAGGGACCCCAAGGAGTGGGTTTGA
- a CDS encoding autophagy-like protein 8, with amino-acid sequence MRSKFKDEHPFEKRKAEAERIRQKYSDRIPVICEKVEKSDIATIDKKKYLVPADLTVGQFVYVIRKRIKLSPEKAIFIFVDEVLPPTAALMSSIYEEHKDEDGFLYITYSGENTFGDALE; translated from the exons ATGCgcagcaagttcaaggacgaGCATCCCTtcgagaagcgcaaggctgaggcCGAGCGCATTCGACAGAAGTACTCTGACCGCATTCCC GTCATTTGCgaaaaggtcgagaagagtgACATCGCGAccatcgacaagaagaagtacCTTGTCCCCGCCGATTTGACCGTTGGCCAGTTCGTCTACGTCATCCGCAAGCGAATCAAGCTCTCCCCCGAGaaggccatcttcatcttcgtcgacGAAGTGCTTCCCCCAACGGCTGCCCTCATGAGCAGCATCTACGAGGAACacaaggatgaggacgg TTTCCTATACATTACCTACTCAGGCGAGAACACCTTCGGTGATGCTTTGGAGTAA
- a CDS encoding tryptophan synthase, translated as MDAIKETFRRCKEQNRSALVTYVTAGYPKPEDTPSILLALEKGGADVIEVGAPFTDPIADGPTIQTANTIALENGVTIESTLAMVKEARSRGLKAPVMLMGYYNPLLSYGEERLLQDCHSSGINGFIVVDLPPEEAISFRKLCNKGRLSYVPLIAPATSDTRMKILCQLADSFIYVVSRMGVTGATGTLNANLPDLLDRVKKYSGNKPAAVGFGVSTREHFLSVATLSDGVVVGSQIITTIKNAAPGQALADVEKYCAYLSGRDSDENTREVGLVEAVAGAKEPSGENVTVSGTVTDADITAEEDSALVAQLAALHGKIPERFGEFGGQYVPESLMDCLSQLEDGFNAIKDDPSFWEEYRSYYEYMGRPGHLHLAERLTEHAGGANIWLKREDLNHTGSHKINNALGQLLLARRLGKKRIIAETGAGQHGVATATVCAKFGMECTVYMGAEDVRRQALNVFRMRLLGAKVVAVEAGSKTLRDAVNEALRAWVVDLDTTHYIIGSAIGPHPFPTIVRTFQSVIGNETKQQMLEKRGKLPDAVVACVGGGSNAVGMFYPFENEPTVKLLGVEAGGDGVDTARHSATLTGGSKGVLHGVRTYVLQDKHGQITETHSVSAGLDYPGVGPELSSWKDNERAKFVAATDAEAFLGFKLMSQLEGIIPALETAHGIFGAIELAKTMEKGEDLVICLSGRGDKDVQSVAEELPKLGPKIGWDLRF; from the exons ATGGACGCTATCAAAGAGACCTTCAGGCGCTGCAAGGAGCAGAACAGG TCTGCGCTGGTAACATATGTCACTGCTGGCTACCCCAAGCCTGAGGACACACCCAGCATCCTCCTGGCTCTCGAGAAGGGTGGCGCCG ACGTTATCGAAGTCGGTGCGCCGTTCACCGACCCAATTGCCGACGGCCCTACTATCCAGACTGCCAACACG ATCGccctcgagaatggcgtcACAATCGAGTCCACattggcgatggtgaagGAGGCCCGGTCTCGCGGTCTCAAGGCCCCCGTCATGCTTATGGGTTACTACAACCCTCTCCTAAGCTACGGCGAGGAGAGGCTGCTCCAAGACTGCCACTCCTCTGGTATCAATGgtttcatcgtcgtcgacTTGCCTCCCGAGGAGGCTATTTCTTTCCGAAAGCTCTGCAACAAGGGCCG TCTCTCATATGTTCCTCTTATCGCCCCTGCTACATCAGATACCCGAATGAAGATTCTCTGCCAGCTCGCCGATTCATTCATCTACGTCGTCTCTCGTATGGGCGTCACCGGCGCCACCGGCACTCTAAACGCGAATCTTCCCGACCTTCTGGATCGAGTGAAGAAGTACAGCGGCAACAAGCCCGCTGCTGTCGGTTTCGGTGTCAGCACTCGAGAGCATTTCCTAAGTGTCGCTACTTTGTCAGACGGTGTCGTCGTCGGCAGTcagatcatcaccaccattaAGAACGCCGCTCCTGGCCAGGCTCTTGCCGATGTCGAGAAGTACTGTGCCTACCTATCAGGCCGCGATTCCGATGAGAACACGAGAGAGGTCGGTCTagttgaggctgttgctggggcTAAGGAGCCCAGCGGCGAGAATGTTACCGTCAGTGGTACCGTCACAGATGCCGATATCACTGCTGAGGAGGACAGCGCCCTGGTTGCTCAGCTCGCTGCTCTTCACGGCAAGATCCCCGAACGATTTGGCGAGTTCGGTGGTCAGTACGTTCCTGAGAGTCTGATGGACTGCTTGTCACAACTGGAGGATGGATTCAATGCGATTAAGGACGATCCTTCTTTCTGGGAGGAATACCGATCCTACTACGAGTACATGGGGCGACCCGGCCACTTGCACTTGGCTGAGCGACTCACTGAGCACGCTGGTGGTGCCAACATCTGGCTCAAGCGTGAGGATCTGAACCACACTGGTAGtcacaagatcaacaacgcTCTGGgacagcttctccttgctcGGAGACTCGGAAAGAAGCGTATTATCGCTGAGACTGGTGCTGGTCAGCACGGTGTTGCTACCGCTACCGTTTGTGCCAAGTTCGGCATGGAGTGCACAGTTTACATGGGAGCT GAGGACGTCCGACGACAGGCCCTCAACGTTTTCCGTATGCGACTTCTCGGCGCCAAGGTTGTTGCTGTCGAAGCTGGCAGCAAAACTCTTCGAGACGCTGTCAACGAGGCCCTCCGCGCTTGGGTCGTTGACTTGGACACCACCCATTACATCATCGGTTCTGCGATCGGACCTCACCCCTTCCCCACCATTGTCCGAACCTTCCAGTCAGTGATTGGTAACGAGACCAAGCAACAAATGCTCGAGAAGCGAGGCAAGCTTCCCGATGCTGTTGTGGCCTGTGTTGGCGGTGGCAGCAACGCTGTCGGCATGTTCTACCCCTTCGAGAATGAGCCTACTGTCAAGCTTCTGGGTGTTGAAGcaggtggtgatggtgttgacaccGCCAGACATAGTGCCACTCTCACTGGTGGCTCCAAGGGTGTCTTGCATGGTGTGAGGACATATGTTCTCCAGGACAAGCACGGCCAAATCACGGAGACACATTCCGTTTCCGCTGGTCTCGATTACCCCGGTGTCGGCCCTGAGCTGAGCTCTTGGAAGGACAACGAGCGAGCCAAGTTCGTTGCTGCCACTGATGCTGAGGCATTCCTTGGTTTCAAGCTCATGAGTCAGCTCGAGGGTATCATTCCTGCTCTGGAGACTGCTCACGGTATCTTCGGTGCCAttgagcttgccaagacaatggagaagggcgaggaTCTTGTCATCTGCCTGAGCGGCCGTGGTGACAAGGACGTGCAGAGCGTCGCTGAGGAGCTGCCCAAGTTGGGCCCTAAGATTGGCTGGGATCTTCGTTTCTAA
- a CDS encoding aspartate aminotransferase, mitochondrial produces MLSTLRVASRRAARPAQFNLVAIRAASHWANVPQGPPAILGITEAFKADKNSKKINLGVGAYRDDAGKPYVLPSVREAELKVVDAKLNKEYAGITGVPEFPPAAAKLAYGPNNPALDRITITQTISGTGALRVGAAFLQKFFPGEKKIYIPTPSWANHKAVFNHAGLEVEQYRYYDKKTIGLDFEGLIADVKGAPNGSVFLFHACAHNPTGVDPTQEQWKQISDVVKEKGHFAFFDMAYQGFASGDTDKDAFAVRYFVEQGHNIALCQSFAKNMGLYGERIGAFSLVCADAEEKKRVDSQLKIIIRPLYSNPPIHGARIASEILNSPTLYKQWLGEVKQMADRIITMRALLKENLEKLGSKHDWSHITSQIGMFAYTGLTADEMTRLAEEFSVYATKDGRISVAGITSENVGRLAEAIYKVKG; encoded by the exons ATGCTGTCCACTCTCCGAGTTGCCAGCCGCCGGGCTGCCCGTCCTGCTCAGTTCAACCTGGTTGCCATTCGCGCTGCCTCTCACTGGGCCAACGTTCCTCAAGGTCCTCCT GCCATTCTTG GTATCACTGAAGCCTTCAAGGCCgacaagaacagcaagaagatcaacctGG GTGTCGGTGCCTACCGTGACGATGCTGGCAAGCCCTACGTTCTTCCCTCTGTTCGTGAGgctgagctcaaggtcgtcgaTGCCAAGTTGAACAAGGAGTACGCCGGAATCACTGGTGTTCCCGAGTTCCCTCCCGCCGCCGCCAAGCTGGCCTACGGCCCTAACAACCCCGCCCTTGAccgcatcaccatcacccaGACCATCTCTGGTACCGGTGCCCTCCGTGTCGGTGCTGCTTTCCTCCAGAAGTTCTTCcctggcgagaagaagatctacATCCCTACCCCCTCGTGGGCTAATCACAAGGCCGTCTTCAACCATGCCGGTCTTGAGGTCGAGCAGTACCGCTACTacgacaagaagaccatcggccttgactttgagggtcTGATTGCTGACGTCAAGGGTGCCCCCAACGGCAgtgtcttcctcttccacgCTTGCGCTCACAACCCTACCGGTGTTGACCCTACCCAAGAGCAGTGGAAGCAGATCTCTGAcgtcgtcaaggagaagggccacttcgccttcttcgatATGGCTTACCAGGGCTTTGCCAGCGGTGACACCGACAAGGATGCCTTCGCTGTCCGCTACTTCGTTGAGCAGGGCCACAACATTGCCCTGTGCCAGTCTTTTGCCAAGAACATG GGTCTCTATGGTGAGCGTATTGGTGCCTTCTCCCTCGTCTGTGCCgatgccgaggagaagaagcgtgTCGACtctcagctcaagatcatcatccGACCTCTGTACTCCAACCCTCCCATCCACGGTGCCCGCATCGCCTCcgagatcctcaacagcccTACTCTCTACAAGCAGTGGCTCGGTGAGGTAAAGCAGATGGCTGAccgcatcatcaccatgcGTGCCCTCCTCAAGgagaaccttgagaagctcggcTCCAAGCACGACTGGTCTCACATCACCAGCCAGATCGGCATGTTTGCCTACACCGGACTgactgctgatgagatgactCGCCTCGCTGAGGAGTTCTCCGTCTACGCTACCAAGGACGGCCGTATCTCTGTTGCCGGTATCACTTCTGAGAACGTTGGTCGTCTTGCTGAGGCCATctacaaggtcaagggtTAA
- a CDS encoding MFS transporter, SP family, general alpha glucoside:H+ symporter: MASEQDVVTPAPATAPPPKDTPENTAAVDSAAEDNTDPSKTHINIVEHARSAAHKERTMTLRQGIKLYPKAIFWSILISTCIVMEGYDISLVNNFYAFPQFNKKYGVLGDDGEYQVPAAWQAGLSNGAHCGEIIGLFINGWISERFGYRYTVMACLACVAGFTTIFFTAQNVQTLLVAEILCGIPWGIFQTLTITYASEVCPVALRGYLTTYVNFCWGLGQEIGIGVIHAMLKRIDEWAYRIPYALQWIWPLPLLVGIFFAPESPWWLVRRGRTQDAKEALLRLTSLDRETDFDADETIAMMVHTTALEEKITSGASYWDCFKGTDLRRTEIVCMIWAIQNLSGNSFSNYSTYFLEQAGLSADKAYSFALGQYGINMAGVFGAWGLMTLGIGRRSLVLYGLCGLCSMLLIMGFLGLVPEAHRSQSSLATGCMMIVWALFYQLTIGTVCYSLVGELSSRRLQIKTVVLGRNLYNVVGIINSVLTPYMLNPTAWDWGNYAGFFWGGICFLCIIYTFFRLPEPSGRTFAELDVLFERGISARKFASTEVDVFHETVEENVMNRYEELADTPSEKVHDKA; this comes from the exons ATGGCGAGCGAACAAGACGTGGTGACGCCGGCCCCGGCAACGGCCCCGCCTCCGAAGGACACCCCCGAAAACACGGCCGCCGTGGACTCGGCCGCTGAGGATAATACCGACCCCAGTAAGACgcatatcaacatcgtcgagCATGCCCGTTCGGCTGCCCACAAGGAGCGTACCATGACCCTCCGCCAGGGCATCAAGCTCTATCCCAAGGCCATTTTCTGGAGTATCCTCATCTCCACATGTATTGTAATGGAGGGCTATGACATCTCTCTCGTCAATAACTTTT ATGCCTTCCCGCAGTTCAACAAGAAGTATGGcgtccttggtgatgatggagaatatCAGGTACCAGCTGCGTGGCAAGCTGGTCTGAGTAAC GGAGCCCATTGTGGCGAGATCATTGGTCTTTTTATCAACGGCTGGATCTCTGAACGATTTGGTTATCGTTACACTGTCATGGCCTGTCTCGCCTGTGTAGCTGGCTTCAcaaccatcttctttacCGCCCAGAACGTTCAGACTCTGCTGGTTGCTGAAATACTGTGTGGTATCCCGTGGGGTATCTTCCAAACACTGACCATCACCTATGCATCTGAGGTTTGTCCAGTTGCTCTGCGTGGGTACTTGACGACGTATGTCAACTTCTGCTGGGGTCTTGGCCAGGAGATCGGCATAGGCGTCATCCACGCCATGCTCAAGCGCATCGATGAATGGGCGTACCGCATTCCATATGCTCTCCAGTGGATATGGCCCTTGCCACTCCTCGTTGGCATCTTTTTTGCGCCCGAATCGCCATGGTGGCTGGTCCGGAGAGGTCGTACCCAGGATGCTAAGGAGGCATTGCTTCGCTTGACCAGTCTCGATCGCGAGACTGACTTTGACGCTGACGAAACTATCGCCATGATGGTACATACAACTGCccttgaagagaagatcaCATCAGGTGCAAGTTACTGGGACTGCTTCAAGGGCACAGACCTTCGCCGTACCGAGATCGTATGCATGATCTGGGCCATTCAGAATCTGAGCGGCAATTCATTCTCCAACTATTCCACCTACTTCCTTGAACAGGCTGGACTATCAGCCGACAAGGCATATTCATTTGCCCTGGGCCAGTACGGTATCAATATGGCCGGAGTTTTTGGTGCTTGGGGTCTTATGACTTTGGGTATTGGCAGACGATCCTTGGTTCTCTATGGTCTCTGCGGTCTTTGTTCCATGCTGCTCATCATGGGTTTCCTTGGTCTAGTGCCCGAGGCTCATCGAAGCCAATCATCGCTCGCCACAGGCTGTATGATGATTGTATGGGCGCTGTTCTACCAGTTGACCATTGGAACTGTATGCTATTCTCTTGTGGGAGAACTGTCGTCCCGGCGTTTGCAGATCAAGACAGTTGTTCTTGGACGTAACCTCTA CAACGTTGtgggcatcatcaacagcgtTTTGACTCCTTATATGCTCAACCCCACAGCCTGGGACTGGGGTAATTATGCGGGATTCTTCTGG GGTGGTATTTGTTTCTTGTGTATCATCTACACCTTCTTCCGCCTACCAGAGCCAAGCGGGCGCACATTTGCGGAGCTCGACGTGCTTTTTGAGCGAGGCATTAGCGCAAGGAAGTTCGCGTCTACTGAGGTGGATGTATTCCATGAGACCGTGGAGGAGAATGTCATGAATCGGTACGAAGAACTCGCGGACACGCCCTCTGAGAAGGTCCACGACAAAGCATAG
- a CDS encoding MFS transporter, SP family, general alpha glucoside:H+ symporter produces the protein MASEQDVVTPAPATAPPPKDTPENTAAVDSAAEDNTDPSKTHINIVEHARSAAHKERTMTLRQGIKLYPKAIFWSILISTCIVMEGYDISLVNNFYAFPQFNKKYGVLGDDGEYQVPAAWQAGLSNGAHCGEIIGLFINGWISERFGYRYTVMACLACVAGFTTIFFTAQNVQTLLVAEILCGIPWGIFQTLTITYASEVCPVALRGYLTTYVNFCWGLGQEIGIGVIHAMLKRIDEWAYRIPYALQWIWPLPLLVGIFFAPESPWWLVRRGRTQDAKEALLRLTSLDRETDFDADETIAMMVHTTALEEKITSGASYWDCFKGTDLRRTEIVCMIWAIQNLSGNSFSNYSTYFLEQAGLSADKAYSFALGQYGINMAGVFGAWGLMTLGIGRRSLVLYGLCGLCSMLLIMGFLGLVPEAHRSQSSLATGCMMIVWALFYQLTIGTVCYSLVGELSSRRLQIKTVVLGRNL, from the exons ATGGCGAGCGAACAAGACGTGGTGACGCCGGCCCCGGCAACGGCCCCGCCTCCGAAGGACACCCCCGAAAACACGGCCGCCGTGGACTCGGCCGCTGAGGATAATACCGACCCCAGTAAGACgcatatcaacatcgtcgagCATGCCCGTTCGGCTGCCCACAAGGAGCGTACCATGACCCTCCGCCAGGGCATCAAGCTCTATCCCAAGGCCATTTTCTGGAGTATCCTCATCTCCACATGTATTGTAATGGAGGGCTATGACATCTCTCTCGTCAATAACTTTT ATGCCTTCCCGCAGTTCAACAAGAAGTATGGcgtccttggtgatgatggagaatatCAGGTACCAGCTGCGTGGCAAGCTGGTCTGAGTAAC GGAGCCCATTGTGGCGAGATCATTGGTCTTTTTATCAACGGCTGGATCTCTGAACGATTTGGTTATCGTTACACTGTCATGGCCTGTCTCGCCTGTGTAGCTGGCTTCAcaaccatcttctttacCGCCCAGAACGTTCAGACTCTGCTGGTTGCTGAAATACTGTGTGGTATCCCGTGGGGTATCTTCCAAACACTGACCATCACCTATGCATCTGAGGTTTGTCCAGTTGCTCTGCGTGGGTACTTGACGACGTATGTCAACTTCTGCTGGGGTCTTGGCCAGGAGATCGGCATAGGCGTCATCCACGCCATGCTCAAGCGCATCGATGAATGGGCGTACCGCATTCCATATGCTCTCCAGTGGATATGGCCCTTGCCACTCCTCGTTGGCATCTTTTTTGCGCCCGAATCGCCATGGTGGCTGGTCCGGAGAGGTCGTACCCAGGATGCTAAGGAGGCATTGCTTCGCTTGACCAGTCTCGATCGCGAGACTGACTTTGACGCTGACGAAACTATCGCCATGATGGTACATACAACTGCccttgaagagaagatcaCATCAGGTGCAAGTTACTGGGACTGCTTCAAGGGCACAGACCTTCGCCGTACCGAGATCGTATGCATGATCTGGGCCATTCAGAATCTGAGCGGCAATTCATTCTCCAACTATTCCACCTACTTCCTTGAACAGGCTGGACTATCAGCCGACAAGGCATATTCATTTGCCCTGGGCCAGTACGGTATCAATATGGCCGGAGTTTTTGGTGCTTGGGGTCTTATGACTTTGGGTATTGGCAGACGATCCTTGGTTCTCTATGGTCTCTGCGGTCTTTGTTCCATGCTGCTCATCATGGGTTTCCTTGGTCTAGTGCCCGAGGCTCATCGAAGCCAATCATCGCTCGCCACAGGCTGTATGATGATTGTATGGGCGCTGTTCTACCAGTTGACCATTGGAACTGTATGCTATTCTCTTGTGGGAGAACTGTCGTCCCGGCGTTTGCAGATCAAGACAGTTGTTCTTGGACGTAACCTCTAG